ACTCAGAAATGGGCTCCTGCAGCACCATTGGCAACGCCGGTCTTAGCTTGTCGGGGCCGTGCCGCCAAGCATAGCACTGTCTCGTTTCTGCCTCCACGCTCCGCGCCGCGCGCTGTGGAGGACTCAGAATTACGTTTCCATCATGTCACATCATAAAAGGAGGACGTCATGAAAGTCGGAGTATTTCTTCTGCCATCGCAAGAGTCAGCTGATCCTGCGATCGTCGCTAAACGCGCTGAAGAGTTAGGCTTTGCTTCGTTCTGGGTACCGGAACATGCAGTACTGCCAGTCAACTACAGCTCAAAATATCCGGGAACACCGGATGGGCGGATTCCGCCAGCGGTCGGAGTCATTGCTGATCCGTTCGTTGCGTTGGCCCGTGCATCAGCCACGACAACCAAGATTCAGCTCGGTACAGGTGTCTGCCTCGTGCCAGAGCGCAATCCACTAGTGATGGCTAAAGAGATCGCCACGCTTGATCACTTCTCAGGTGGCCGGTTCCTGTTTGGTATTGGTGCAGGTTGGTTAAAGGAAGAAAGCGAGATCATGGGCGCCGATTTCCAACATCGCTGGACGCAGACGCGCGATGCGATCTACGCGATGAAAGAGTTATGGACCAAAGAAGAGTCATCCTATTACGGCGCGTATTACAACTTCCCGCCGGTGCGCTCGTTCCCGAAACCTGCGCAAAAGCCACATCCACCAGTGTTGCTTGGTGGTTCATCGAAGTATGTCTACAAACGCATTGCTGAATGGGGAGATGGTTGGCTGCCGACCGGGATGAAGATCGACAAGATTCAAGAAGGCTGGGCGACGATTACCAATCTCGCCAAAGAGAAAGGCCGTGATCCCAAATCACTCACACTGATTGTTTTTGGCGCGCCAGGACAGTTCCGAACAAAGGAAGACCTCAAGCCGCTTGCAAGCATCGGTGTCACCCATGCCACAATCTGGTTGAAGAAGACTGACAAGGCCGGGGCGGTTGCTGAAGTGGAAGAGTTGGCGAAAGCGGTGTTGTGAAAAACGTAAAACGTAAAGGGATTTCAGTGTAGGCCGGAATAAGCGGAGCGTTTCCGGCAGAGCGAGCCGGGAACGGCGTACCGCCTTATCCCGGCCTACGATGACTGGACGCCCCTCTCCAGTCATGGAGAGGGGCTAGGGGTGAGGTTCCACCCCGAGTAATCAACCCACCGCCTGCACCTCAAACGCCTTCCTATCCTCCTGATGCGTCTGCTCAACAAACGCATCCATCGAGTGAGGCCACTGGGTCACAAGGCGACCTGAACTGGAACGATAATAAAAATCGTTGCCACATTGCGCCTGCCAGACGTCGACTTTGCCAATATCTTTCTGTAGCTGATTGTTGAATGCGGTCATGACTTCAGGACGGACATCGATCCAGGCAAGTTTCTCTGCCTCCATGCGTTTGATCTGACGCATGATGTAATCAACTTGCTGCTCTAACATGAAGATAATGCTGCCTTGGTTAGTATTGGGACCATAGAGCATAAACAGATTGGGGAAACCACTGGTTGTGATGCCAAGATACGCTTGCGCACCGTCGTTCCAGGCTTCTTTGAGTGGCCGCCCACCGCGCCCTGTCACATCAAGTGCAGCGAGGTACGTGGTCGTCTCAAAGCCGGTCGAGTAGATAATAGTGTCGACTTCGTGGAGCTTGCCATCGACCGTGATAATCCCCTTCGCCGTGACTTTTTCGATCGTCTCGGTGATGAGGTTAACGTTATCGCGATTAAAAACCGGATAATACACATCCGAGAACAGTGGCCGTTTGCAGCCGAACGGATGGTTTGGTGTGAGCTTGCGGCGCACTTCAGGATCTTTCACCTCGGCCAATCGTTCAAGCCCGGCCTTCTCAATATCAGCTAGCACCTTCTTATCGTCGAAGGTGCACAGTGTGTTCCAGGTGCGATAGATATTTTCTCGCGACTGACGCACCAATTCTGGATTTTTGCGGAAGGAGTCGAGATCTTCTGCCGTGTATGGCGTATTGCCTTTCGGCACCACCCAGTTAGCCGTGCGTTGAAAGAGATGCAATTCACCGACCTTCGGGGCAATCTCCGGCACAAACTGAATTGCGCTGGCGGCAATGCCGATCACGCCAACCCGTTCACCACTAATATCGTGCTGATGATTCCACCGCGCTGAGTGGAAGTAGGTTCCCTGAAAATCATGAATACCCGGAATGGTTGGCCACACGAGATTGTTGAACATTCCCAAAGCACTCACGACGATCGGTGCTTCGATCGTTTCACCCGTACTGGTCACCACCTGCCACTGGTTCTTGTCGTCCTGCCAGCGTACCGAAGCCACTTGCGTCTTGAATTGGATATGACGCCGGACATCGTATTTGTCGGCGCAGTGATTGAGATAGACGAGAATTTCGGCCTGACCGGCGAATGGTTTCGACCAATCGTTCTTTTGCTCAAAGGAATACGAATACAGGTGTGATTGCACATCGCACTCAGCGCCAGGATAGGTGTTATGCCACCACGTGCCGCCCAGTCCGTCCGCTTTTTCCAGCATGACGAAATCCTCAATACCAGCTTTCTTGAGCTGGATGGCCATACACAGGCCACCGGACCCGGCACCAATAATCACCACGCGATAGTGCGACTTTTTGTTCTGACTCATGCGACCTCCGATTGCAGAGCTCCTTGCATCCAACAAGGGCTAGACGAATGTACATGGTTCTGCCACCTTTTCAAATGTAGTGCTTAGTACTGTGCGCACGAAATACGCAGTGAGATCACAGTACCGTCATTCCGGGCGAGCAGCGCGAGACCCGGAATCCAGGAGGTAACACCAGCGGCCAGTACCCTATGCTCCTGGATTCCCGCCTATGCGGGAATGACGGGCTAGTACGGGCGGATGACGACAGCACAGTCCCAGAGTTAGAACCCATCACGTAATGCCTACATACAGTACGTAGGCCCCCTTGCAAAGTTGGCAGTAGTCGGCTTTCTCTAGAACAACTTTGGACTTTAGACTTTGGACATTGCCAAAAGGAGAATACTCATGGCTGGATTAGTCGCTGGAAAAATCGCGTTGGTCACAGGTGGAGGTTCAGGCATTGGCCGTGCCACCTCTTTGATCTTTGCCCGTGAAGGCGCGAAGGTTGTCGTTGCTGATATTGTCGTCGCTGGTGGCGAAGAAACCGTCCAAATGATCAAAGCTGCCGGTGGTGATGCGATCTTCGTCAAAGCCGATATGAGCAAAGCGGCTGATATCGAAGCGATGGTGAAGAAAGCTGTGGACACCTATGGGCGCCTTGATTATGCCCATAACAACGCTGGTATCGAAGGAACGACACGCAAGACCATCGATTACACTGAAGAAGAATGGGACCGCGTTATCGACATCAACCTTAAAGGCGTATGGCTGTGCATGAAGTATCAAATTCCGCAAATGCTCAAACAAGGTGGCGGTGCGATCGTCAACACTGCGTCTGATGCCGGTTTACTTGGCGTCCCGCAAATGCCTGCCTATGTTGCCAGCAAACACGGTGTCGTCGGCCTCACCAAAACCGCTGCACTCGAATACGCCAAGCAGAACATTCGTATCAACGCCGTGTGTCCAGGAGTGATTAAAACGCCAATGGTCGATCGCATTACTGGCATGCGTCCTGGTCGAGCAGAACGCATGACCGCCGCAGAACCAGTGGGACGCATGGGCAAGCCAGAAGAAATCGGCGAAGCAGTCGTGTGGTTGTGCTCAGATGCGGCTTCCTTTGTCACCGGTTTGGCAATGCCGGTTGATGGTGGCGTTGCGGCGCAGTAGTGTAGTACCCAGTCACACTGGGTTTGAGGGGAGATCTCCGTCATGCCCGCGCAGGCGGGCATCCAGGATCTTCAAGCTGAGGCTTTTGGTTCATCCTCCTGGATTCCCGCTCTCGCGGGAATGACGCCATTGCGACCTCCTTTCAAAATTAACGTGACTGATCAGTAGATTCTCCAGGAGGGACAACCGATGGCCGACCTCGAACAATTTCGTGCAGACACACGCAAGTGGTTATTAGACAATTCCCCACAAGGAGTGAGGGGGATGATCCTCGCACTGGGTGAGGGGAATTGGGGTGGACGCAAAGCGAAGTATCCTGATCCCGATATGAAACGTTGGCTGGAGGTAATGGCTGCACGTGGGTGGACTGCACCTGAATGGCCCAAACAATACGGCGGCGGTGGATTATCAAAAGCCGAAGCCAAAGTTCTGCGTGAAGAAATGGTGGCGCTGAAGTTGCCCGAGCCGCTGTCTGGATTTGGCTTGACGATGATTGGCCCAACGTTACTGCAGTTTGGCACTGAAGAACAAAAGATTGAACATCTTCCTAAGATTGTCAGGGGCGAGATCCGTTGGTGCCAAGGGTATTCAGAGCCAGGCTCGGGCAGTGACCTCGCCTCGCTGCAGACCAAAGCCGTACAGAATGGCGACTTCTTCGTCATCAACGGCCAGAAAGTGTGGACATCCTATGCCAATCTTTCCGATTGGATGTTCATGCTGGTGCGCACTGATCCGAGTGCCAAGAAGCAAGAAGGAATTACGTTTATCCTGGTCGACATGACCACAACTGGCGTAGAAACACGCCCGATCAAATTGATCAGCGGCTCCTCACCTTTTTGTGAAACATTCCTCACTGATGTCCAAGTTCCAGTGAAGAACGTCATCTTCAAGGTGAATCAGGGATGGACAGTTGCTAAAGCGTTACTCAATCACGAGCGTTCGATGATCGCCTCTGCCTTCGGTGGTGGTGGTAAAAAGCGCACGATGAAAGATTGGGCAGAAGACTATGTTGGCCTTGAAGACGGTTGCGTTGCTGATGCCACCCTGCGCCATCGTATCGCGCAATATGAAATGGACAACCTCGCGTTCAAACTTACTGCCGATCGTTCACGTGATGCCGCCAAAGCAGGTCGTCCGCCCGGACCAGAAAGCTCGATGTTCAAAATTTATGGCACCGAACTCAACCAGCGGCGGCAGGAACTCTTACTCTCGATCGCAGGCCCTCATGCCCTTGGCTGGGAAGGCGAAGGGTTCACTGAACGTGAGATTGCCCTGACCCATGACTGGCTACGCTCACGTGGCAACAGTATCGAAGGCGGAACGAGCGAGATTCAGTTGAATATTATTGCGAAGAGGGTGTTGGGGTTGCCGGATTAAACGCGAATTAGGGACTAGGGTCTTGGGACTTGGGGCTTGTAGGAGGGGACCAGCCCCTAACCCCTAGCCCCCAGCCCCATAGCTTTCTACTGCCTACTTTTTTCGTTTAAGGATCTCCCATGGAACTCGTACTCACAGAAGACCAAGAATTATTAGCCAAAACTGCGGCAGACTTTGTTCGCCAACATTCGCCGGTCAGTCGCATTCGCGCACTGCGTGATGCCAATGATGCCATC
This is a stretch of genomic DNA from Deltaproteobacteria bacterium. It encodes these proteins:
- a CDS encoding LLM class F420-dependent oxidoreductase; this translates as MKVGVFLLPSQESADPAIVAKRAEELGFASFWVPEHAVLPVNYSSKYPGTPDGRIPPAVGVIADPFVALARASATTTKIQLGTGVCLVPERNPLVMAKEIATLDHFSGGRFLFGIGAGWLKEESEIMGADFQHRWTQTRDAIYAMKELWTKEESSYYGAYYNFPPVRSFPKPAQKPHPPVLLGGSSKYVYKRIAEWGDGWLPTGMKIDKIQEGWATITNLAKEKGRDPKSLTLIVFGAPGQFRTKEDLKPLASIGVTHATIWLKKTDKAGAVAEVEELAKAVL
- a CDS encoding NAD(P)/FAD-dependent oxidoreductase, with translation MSQNKKSHYRVVIIGAGSGGLCMAIQLKKAGIEDFVMLEKADGLGGTWWHNTYPGAECDVQSHLYSYSFEQKNDWSKPFAGQAEILVYLNHCADKYDVRRHIQFKTQVASVRWQDDKNQWQVVTSTGETIEAPIVVSALGMFNNLVWPTIPGIHDFQGTYFHSARWNHQHDISGERVGVIGIAASAIQFVPEIAPKVGELHLFQRTANWVVPKGNTPYTAEDLDSFRKNPELVRQSRENIYRTWNTLCTFDDKKVLADIEKAGLERLAEVKDPEVRRKLTPNHPFGCKRPLFSDVYYPVFNRDNVNLITETIEKVTAKGIITVDGKLHEVDTIIYSTGFETTTYLAALDVTGRGGRPLKEAWNDGAQAYLGITTSGFPNLFMLYGPNTNQGSIIFMLEQQVDYIMRQIKRMEAEKLAWIDVRPEVMTAFNNQLQKDIGKVDVWQAQCGNDFYYRSSSGRLVTQWPHSMDAFVEQTHQEDRKAFEVQAVG
- a CDS encoding SDR family oxidoreductase yields the protein MAGLVAGKIALVTGGGSGIGRATSLIFAREGAKVVVADIVVAGGEETVQMIKAAGGDAIFVKADMSKAADIEAMVKKAVDTYGRLDYAHNNAGIEGTTRKTIDYTEEEWDRVIDINLKGVWLCMKYQIPQMLKQGGGAIVNTASDAGLLGVPQMPAYVASKHGVVGLTKTAALEYAKQNIRINAVCPGVIKTPMVDRITGMRPGRAERMTAAEPVGRMGKPEEIGEAVVWLCSDAASFVTGLAMPVDGGVAAQ
- a CDS encoding acyl-CoA dehydrogenase, whose protein sequence is MADLEQFRADTRKWLLDNSPQGVRGMILALGEGNWGGRKAKYPDPDMKRWLEVMAARGWTAPEWPKQYGGGGLSKAEAKVLREEMVALKLPEPLSGFGLTMIGPTLLQFGTEEQKIEHLPKIVRGEIRWCQGYSEPGSGSDLASLQTKAVQNGDFFVINGQKVWTSYANLSDWMFMLVRTDPSAKKQEGITFILVDMTTTGVETRPIKLISGSSPFCETFLTDVQVPVKNVIFKVNQGWTVAKALLNHERSMIASAFGGGGKKRTMKDWAEDYVGLEDGCVADATLRHRIAQYEMDNLAFKLTADRSRDAAKAGRPPGPESSMFKIYGTELNQRRQELLLSIAGPHALGWEGEGFTEREIALTHDWLRSRGNSIEGGTSEIQLNIIAKRVLGLPD